One window of the Pseudomonadota bacterium genome contains the following:
- a CDS encoding arginine decarboxylase, pyruvoyl-dependent, protein MIIKTPTKFFLVSGSSEGFSLLNAFDGALLDSGVGDTNLVKMSSILPPGCEEIKPPPIPLPQGALVPVAYASLNSDIPGETISSAVAIGIPKDENRAGLIMEYSAKAEENIVLEQVKKMVKKGMEMRNREIKEIMAISASYKIAAIGAVFAGVVLWD, encoded by the coding sequence GTGATTATTAAAACACCCACGAAGTTTTTTCTTGTCAGCGGTTCATCTGAAGGATTCTCATTATTAAACGCATTCGATGGCGCCCTTCTGGACTCAGGCGTCGGAGATACCAACCTCGTTAAGATGAGTAGTATCCTTCCTCCCGGCTGTGAAGAAATTAAACCACCACCAATTCCATTGCCTCAGGGAGCCCTTGTGCCTGTAGCCTACGCGTCTCTTAATAGTGACATTCCCGGAGAAACCATTTCTTCAGCAGTAGCAATAGGCATACCAAAGGATGAGAATCGTGCCGGCTTAATCATGGAATATTCGGCAAAGGCAGAGGAAAACATCGTGTTGGAACAGGTCAAGAAGATGGTTAAAAAGGGCATGGAGATGAGGAACAGGGAAATAAAAGAAATAATGGCTATTTCAGCTTCATATAAAATTGCTGCTATCGGCGCCGTGTTCGCCGGTGTAGTCCTGTGGGATTAG
- a CDS encoding transporter substrate-binding domain-containing protein: MKKAIATIAVILVLLVVVTVAQAGPVIDKILKKGELVIGTTGEYPPFSAKSKSGMLMGLDIDLGKIIASSMGVVPKFVEIPFPDLLSALEAGKIDIIIAAMTMTPERNLKVAFVGPYFISGQSLVTTKATALNAENLNDINKPDFTIAAPKGTTSEMIVRNNISKAKLIVAKDMDEALKLLLEGKVKAILTDRATGSVATVRHKDKGIVATNNLTFEPIGVAIPANDPLFVNFLDNVIGSLKGSGALQMMMEKWFKEGDWLQDLK; this comes from the coding sequence ATGAAAAAAGCCATTGCAACCATAGCTGTTATTCTTGTTTTACTTGTTGTAGTAACAGTTGCCCAGGCGGGACCGGTAATTGATAAAATACTAAAAAAAGGTGAACTTGTCATCGGAACCACAGGTGAATATCCGCCTTTCAGTGCGAAATCAAAAAGCGGGATGCTGATGGGTTTAGATATTGATTTGGGAAAGATCATAGCGAGCAGCATGGGAGTAGTTCCAAAATTTGTTGAAATCCCTTTCCCGGACCTTTTATCAGCTCTCGAAGCCGGTAAGATTGACATAATAATCGCCGCTATGACTATGACACCGGAACGGAATCTCAAGGTTGCCTTTGTAGGCCCTTACTTCATTTCGGGTCAATCACTTGTGACCACAAAAGCAACAGCCCTAAATGCAGAAAATTTAAACGATATCAACAAGCCTGACTTTACCATTGCTGCTCCAAAGGGAACAACAAGTGAAATGATTGTCAGGAACAACATATCCAAGGCAAAGCTGATAGTAGCAAAAGACATGGATGAAGCATTGAAGCTTCTTCTGGAAGGCAAGGTCAAAGCAATCTTAACCGACAGAGCAACCGGTTCGGTAGCCACAGTACGCCACAAAGATAAGGGAATTGTCGCCACCAATAATCTTACGTTCGAACCAATCGGCGTTGCCATACCGGCCAACGATCCTCTTTTCGTCAACTTCCTTGACAATGTTATTGGTAGTCTTAAAGGAAGCGGTGCACTTCAAATGATGATGGAAAAATGGTTTAAGGAAGGGGACTGGCTGCAAGACCTGAAATAA
- a CDS encoding thiamine pyrophosphate-binding protein: MLGKQAVIEFIKKNNIDNIFHLPGIHTLPLNEELTKHNINVFVGRHEANVLFMADGYARSSGNVGVVIVTPGPGLGNTVSGCMEAYGDDVPLLIIHIDTKRKERGRGVLHELAEPEGIFTHFTKKTFVVSNTHEIIQTLDDAYKTAVSGRKGPVVVSLPYDFLERNTTSGSLVVDQGSGIGSESKTSQGIDFDLNGLEEALRGKKRPVILGGKSLMFKEARLILDEMCTEASIPFLTSTGGKGLVREDSIYAFGNIIQKGLVRDMIASSDIVIAIGTRLRDTDAKRRGVKIGELIHIDIDDRWINKNYPATLKITGDIEQPLKGLYQTLKGRTFEWNLKDMKEMQRKEYDALKKVSPGLRMIELIRQVIPEDTVTVCDLNYPSYWAEYFFPVYHQNTFLMPRGISPIFYSLPASIGAKIGRLERPCLCLAGDGSLLPTIAELATIKKYNIPVVIFVQNNNSFGILEDIMDERYGISGTMELENPDFVKIAGAFNIKAKRVKTLDGLKKVFVRDIIWDEPFLVEFESPILPPPWDA, translated from the coding sequence ATGCTTGGAAAACAGGCAGTTATAGAGTTTATTAAGAAGAATAATATCGATAATATATTCCATTTGCCGGGAATTCATACACTTCCGTTAAACGAAGAGCTAACTAAGCATAATATCAATGTTTTTGTCGGCAGGCATGAGGCGAATGTCTTATTTATGGCTGACGGATATGCCAGATCGTCCGGCAATGTCGGGGTAGTTATCGTGACGCCGGGTCCGGGTCTGGGAAATACAGTATCCGGATGCATGGAGGCCTATGGCGATGATGTACCCCTTCTTATAATCCATATCGATACAAAAAGGAAAGAAAGAGGCAGGGGGGTACTCCATGAACTTGCCGAACCGGAAGGGATATTCACACATTTTACAAAAAAGACTTTTGTTGTATCAAACACACATGAAATAATCCAAACGCTTGATGATGCATATAAAACTGCCGTTTCCGGGAGAAAGGGACCTGTTGTTGTCTCCCTGCCCTATGATTTCCTGGAAAGAAACACAACTTCAGGGTCGTTGGTTGTGGACCAGGGATCGGGAATCGGAAGTGAATCAAAAACAAGTCAGGGGATTGATTTTGATCTGAACGGACTTGAAGAGGCCCTGCGCGGAAAGAAACGACCTGTCATCCTTGGCGGTAAGTCTCTGATGTTCAAAGAGGCAAGGCTGATTCTCGATGAAATGTGCACAGAGGCGTCCATACCATTTCTTACAAGCACGGGCGGTAAGGGTCTAGTTCGGGAAGACAGTATATACGCCTTCGGGAATATTATACAGAAGGGCCTTGTACGGGACATGATAGCATCGTCGGATATCGTTATAGCTATCGGGACAAGGCTTCGGGACACGGATGCAAAACGTAGAGGGGTAAAAATAGGAGAGCTTATTCATATTGATATAGATGATCGATGGATCAACAAAAATTACCCTGCAACATTAAAAATTACAGGGGATATAGAGCAGCCCCTGAAAGGCCTTTACCAGACGCTTAAAGGGAGGACATTTGAATGGAACCTCAAGGACATGAAAGAGATGCAGAGGAAAGAATATGATGCCTTAAAAAAAGTATCGCCCGGACTTCGTATGATAGAGCTTATAAGACAGGTTATTCCTGAAGATACGGTAACTGTTTGTGACCTTAATTATCCCTCTTACTGGGCAGAGTATTTCTTTCCTGTATATCATCAAAATACCTTTCTTATGCCGAGGGGTATATCTCCTATTTTTTACTCTCTGCCTGCGAGCATTGGTGCAAAAATCGGAAGGCTTGAAAGGCCCTGCTTGTGCCTGGCAGGAGATGGCAGCTTGCTTCCCACAATAGCGGAGCTGGCAACAATCAAAAAATATAATATTCCAGTGGTGATCTTTGTCCAGAACAATAACAGCTTCGGCATTCTCGAAGACATCATGGATGAGCGTTATGGAATATCAGGTACTATGGAACTGGAAAACCCTGATTTTGTTAAAATCGCAGGCGCCTTCAACATTAAAGCAAAAAGGGTTAAGACCCTTGACGGGTTAAAGAAGGTGTTCGTTCGGGATATTATCTGGGATGAGCCCTTTCTGGTAGAGTTCGAATCTCCTATCCTTCCGCCTCCATGGGATGCATGA
- a CDS encoding NAD+ synthase, with protein sequence MKTLRIALAQINPTVGDLKGNTDKIIEYIKKAKGHDTDIVAFPELAITGYPPEDLLFNKGFIKDNIACLGRIIPHTEGIIAVVGFVDSINKGRGKGIYNAAAVMQNRSLVDTCYKSTFRGQGIYDESRYFLKGKRNPFFNVGGLSFSVVIGNDIFHDAGLIVNVDAFPYWITGNTQKEKRLCVEALKHHGYLAYVNIVGGQDEWVFGGNSSIINKNGEIVAKSPLFEESILIRDIETEEAVMESDEALTVMIPVKLVQQKKVLRKKVVKQQSPVEEVYNALCLGTRDYVRKNGFQKAVLGLSGGIDSALVAAIAKDALGKENVFGVSMPSKYTSEESKVDAEILAKNLCIKLIEVPIDTLFETYLGILQKPFKGPASQITLENLQPRVRANILMALSNNYGWFVLSTGNKSEVGTGYSTLYGDTAGGYAVIKDVSKTLVYKLSHWVNEKEGREVIPERILNKSPSAELRHDQKDTDTLPPYDLLDPILTAHIEDNRTADELIASGYDAGLVKTIIDMVHRNEYKRRQSAPGPKITKRSFGKDWNFPITNKYRY encoded by the coding sequence ATGAAAACATTGAGAATTGCCCTTGCACAGATTAACCCTACTGTCGGGGATTTGAAAGGTAATACAGACAAAATTATAGAGTATATAAAAAAGGCAAAGGGACATGATACGGATATTGTCGCATTTCCTGAGCTTGCAATTACAGGATATCCCCCGGAAGATCTTCTGTTTAATAAAGGCTTTATAAAAGATAACATTGCTTGCCTTGGCAGGATAATCCCGCATACAGAAGGGATTATTGCAGTGGTAGGCTTTGTGGATTCAATAAATAAAGGCAGAGGCAAGGGTATATATAATGCGGCAGCAGTCATGCAAAACAGGAGCCTTGTGGACACCTGCTATAAATCTACATTCAGGGGACAGGGCATATATGACGAGTCCCGGTATTTTTTAAAAGGCAAGAGAAATCCATTCTTCAATGTCGGAGGCTTGAGCTTCTCTGTTGTTATTGGCAACGATATATTTCATGATGCAGGACTTATCGTAAATGTCGATGCATTTCCGTACTGGATAACCGGCAACACGCAGAAAGAAAAACGGCTGTGCGTGGAGGCCCTTAAGCACCATGGATATTTGGCTTATGTAAATATTGTAGGCGGACAGGACGAATGGGTTTTTGGGGGCAATAGCTCGATCATAAACAAAAATGGAGAAATTGTTGCAAAGAGCCCGTTATTTGAGGAAAGTATTCTTATAAGAGATATAGAGACAGAAGAAGCTGTTATGGAATCGGATGAAGCCCTAACCGTAATGATTCCGGTGAAATTGGTACAACAGAAAAAGGTCCTGCGAAAAAAAGTGGTTAAACAGCAAAGTCCCGTTGAAGAAGTCTATAATGCGCTCTGTCTGGGAACAAGGGACTATGTGAGAAAAAACGGTTTTCAAAAGGCCGTATTGGGTCTCAGCGGCGGGATTGATTCTGCACTTGTCGCTGCGATAGCGAAAGATGCCCTTGGTAAAGAAAATGTGTTTGGTGTGTCCATGCCTTCCAAATACACATCTGAAGAGAGCAAGGTTGATGCTGAAATACTTGCAAAAAATCTATGTATTAAGTTGATCGAGGTGCCCATAGATACACTTTTTGAAACGTATTTAGGAATACTGCAAAAACCTTTCAAAGGCCCGGCATCTCAAATAACACTGGAGAACCTCCAGCCCCGCGTCAGGGCAAATATCCTTATGGCGCTTTCAAACAACTACGGATGGTTTGTCCTTTCGACAGGCAATAAATCTGAAGTTGGCACAGGATATTCAACATTATACGGTGATACGGCAGGCGGTTATGCAGTCATAAAAGATGTTTCGAAGACCCTCGTATATAAACTTTCTCATTGGGTAAATGAAAAAGAGGGTAGGGAAGTTATACCCGAAAGGATATTAAACAAATCCCCTTCAGCAGAGCTTAGGCATGACCAGAAAGATACGGATACGCTTCCGCCGTATGATTTGCTTGACCCTATCCTCACGGCGCATATAGAAGATAACAGGACAGCAGACGAGTTAATTGCATCAGGATACGATGCCGGGCTTGTAAAGACCATTATAGATATGGTGCATAGGAATGAGTATAAAAGGCGGCAATCTGCCCCTGGACCGAAAATCACAAAGCGATCATTTGGAAAAGACTGGAATTTCCCTATAACAAATAAGTACAGGTACTAA
- a CDS encoding DUF1003 domain-containing protein — translation MLKTPDDQKKPISGSVKLINQAEKVSQREQEIAEQLFHSKCESLGEQERNVARHLAARTHIARNTSQEFADQLTLGQRLADRVAAFGGSWTFISAFGAVLFLWIALNWFLLLKLNSTFDPYPYILLNLVLSMLAAIQAPVILMSQNRQAHRDRLDAEHDYEVNLKSELEIMTLHEKIDGLREEQWSELIAIQHEQLKLLGQLIDGLKNRQ, via the coding sequence ATGTTGAAAACACCAGACGATCAAAAGAAGCCAATTTCGGGGAGCGTGAAATTGATTAACCAGGCCGAAAAAGTGAGTCAGCGGGAACAAGAGATCGCAGAACAACTATTTCATTCGAAATGCGAGAGTTTGGGCGAACAAGAAAGGAATGTTGCACGACATCTCGCCGCAAGGACCCATATTGCGAGGAACACGTCTCAAGAGTTTGCCGACCAGTTGACATTAGGCCAGCGACTCGCTGATCGGGTAGCGGCTTTCGGAGGTTCCTGGACCTTCATCTCAGCGTTCGGAGCCGTGCTTTTCCTTTGGATTGCGCTTAACTGGTTCCTTCTTCTCAAATTGAACAGCACTTTCGACCCGTATCCCTATATTCTCTTAAACCTTGTCCTGTCAATGCTGGCTGCAATTCAGGCGCCGGTAATCCTGATGTCCCAGAACAGGCAAGCCCATAGGGATCGCCTTGACGCCGAACATGACTATGAGGTGAATCTAAAGTCAGAACTCGAAATAATGACACTCCACGAAAAAATTGACGGACTCAGAGAGGAACAATGGAGCGAACTTATCGCAATTCAGCATGAACAGCTCAAACTCCTGGGACAACTTATTGATGGTTTGAAGAACCGTCAATAA
- a CDS encoding cupin domain-containing protein has protein sequence MNIDGSRIAERIKMLRQAKSLTQEELATRAGLTKGFISQVERNLTSLSVESLIGILDALDEKPSAFFDGAIDEKIVFKLKDRVELEWEDVKNFQILVPAAQNRMMDPALLDLDAGEKTPEEEPHEGEEFGFVLSGSIELVLGGKPYKLKKGECFYFKATRKHYIVNRRNNRAYILWVSSPPNF, from the coding sequence ATGAATATTGACGGATCGAGGATAGCTGAAAGAATTAAGATGCTAAGGCAGGCCAAGTCTCTCACGCAGGAGGAGCTTGCTACAAGGGCAGGACTTACCAAGGGATTCATCTCCCAGGTTGAGAGGAATCTTACATCACTGTCCGTAGAGAGCCTGATAGGCATTCTTGATGCCCTTGATGAGAAACCGTCTGCTTTTTTTGATGGGGCAATAGATGAAAAAATTGTCTTTAAATTGAAAGACAGAGTTGAGTTGGAATGGGAAGATGTAAAAAATTTTCAGATACTTGTTCCTGCTGCTCAGAACAGAATGATGGACCCTGCGCTGCTTGATCTTGATGCAGGTGAAAAAACACCTGAAGAAGAACCTCATGAAGGCGAGGAATTCGGTTTTGTACTGTCAGGCAGCATCGAGCTTGTGCTTGGCGGAAAACCTTACAAATTAAAGAAAGGTGAATGTTTTTATTTTAAGGCAACAAGGAAACACTATATAGTAAATAGGCGAAATAACAGGGCATATATTCTATGGGTATCATCACCCCCTAATTTTTAG
- a CDS encoding ParB/RepB/Spo0J family partition protein gives MATKKTSANPEFLYIPVDKIVVLEQVRSNIDIETDSFKSLMQSIKDKGILEPLIVTGQDDGTYLLICGERRLVAARQLGFESVPIRVIEAGKELGDTIALQLTENLQREDLNPIDQAKGILSFIQAKHPDKGYDVDGVMSELVMYNRRPEDLPEEIAITVIAISEISGKSIMTLHRTISLLKLSSEIQVEIRSGNLPVSQGYLFAANLDCPDLKNIFDTVIKTPITNATLERMLTAYKEVKPDPVDTKPKSVKKQVKGLVSIKTDFEKGLGTYVREDVEKYLYELQVFCDFIQQQMPKIPYGKKRPPQV, from the coding sequence ATGGCAACGAAGAAGACGAGTGCAAATCCTGAATTTCTGTACATTCCCGTAGACAAGATTGTAGTGTTGGAACAGGTGAGATCGAATATTGATATTGAAACAGATTCATTCAAATCGCTCATGCAGTCGATCAAAGACAAGGGCATCTTAGAACCGCTTATCGTAACCGGACAGGATGACGGGACATATCTACTCATCTGCGGGGAGAGGCGTCTTGTGGCAGCACGGCAGTTAGGGTTTGAATCCGTACCAATAAGAGTTATTGAAGCAGGTAAAGAATTAGGGGACACCATAGCCCTTCAACTGACAGAGAATCTTCAGAGAGAAGACCTCAACCCTATTGATCAGGCGAAAGGAATACTCTCATTTATTCAGGCAAAACATCCCGATAAAGGGTATGATGTTGACGGGGTGATGAGTGAACTGGTGATGTACAATAGGAGGCCCGAAGACCTGCCGGAAGAAATTGCTATCACTGTGATAGCAATTTCTGAAATCTCCGGAAAGTCAATAATGACGCTGCATCGCACGATATCACTTTTAAAACTTTCTTCAGAAATTCAGGTAGAAATCCGGTCAGGAAATCTCCCTGTTTCTCAGGGTTATCTCTTTGCCGCAAACCTTGATTGTCCTGATCTTAAAAATATATTCGATACCGTCATAAAGACACCGATAACCAATGCCACATTAGAAAGGATGCTCACAGCATACAAAGAAGTCAAACCTGACCCTGTTGATACGAAGCCAAAATCCGTTAAGAAACAAGTTAAAGGCCTGGTATCCATTAAGACGGATTTTGAGAAAGGCCTTGGAACCTATGTACGGGAAGACGTTGAAAAATATCTCTATGAACTGCAGGTTTTCTGTGATTTTATACAACAGCAGATGCCCAAAATACCATACGGTAAGAAAAGACCGCCACAAGTGTAA
- the speB gene encoding agmatinase codes for MSPRLPFSFCGLPNDDNDYEQASIVILPIPFDKTSTWQKGADKGPAAIIEASEYLELYDIETDNEVFRKGIFTARPIHSASSSALLKKTDSVVSKYLKDNKFVVTLGGEHSVSIGVIKSYAGCYNDLSILHLDAHADSRDSYEGTPYSHACVIARVREFTGNIVSVGIRSMDVSERPDIDNKKTFFAHDIHDSDKWINKVVPLLTDSVYITIDLDVFDPGIMPSTGTPEPGGLGWYQVMKLLYAVSKSKQIVGFDVVELCPSDSKAPDFLAAKLIYTLLSYIDVNKQ; via the coding sequence ATGTCGCCAAGGCTTCCCTTCAGTTTCTGTGGGTTACCCAATGATGATAATGATTACGAGCAGGCATCTATCGTCATATTGCCGATTCCCTTCGATAAAACAAGCACATGGCAAAAAGGCGCCGACAAAGGCCCGGCAGCGATAATCGAGGCCTCTGAATATCTCGAACTATACGATATAGAGACAGATAACGAGGTTTTCAGGAAGGGAATTTTTACTGCCAGGCCGATCCACTCGGCCTCTTCTTCCGCTTTGTTAAAAAAAACCGATTCAGTAGTCTCAAAATATCTTAAAGACAATAAATTTGTTGTAACCCTTGGAGGTGAACACTCTGTTTCTATCGGCGTTATCAAATCATATGCCGGGTGCTATAATGATCTGAGCATACTTCATCTTGATGCCCATGCCGACTCACGCGACTCATATGAGGGAACCCCTTACAGTCATGCCTGTGTTATCGCACGTGTCCGGGAATTTACCGGAAACATTGTTTCTGTGGGGATACGCAGTATGGATGTCTCGGAACGCCCCGATATTGACAATAAGAAGACGTTTTTCGCACATGATATACACGATTCTGACAAATGGATAAATAAAGTAGTTCCTTTGCTGACAGATAGCGTGTATATCACCATTGATCTTGACGTCTTCGATCCGGGTATTATGCCGTCAACAGGGACCCCGGAACCGGGCGGTTTAGGCTGGTACCAGGTTATGAAACTCCTCTATGCTGTTTCTAAATCAAAACAGATAGTCGGGTTTGATGTTGTCGAGCTTTGTCCGTCAGATTCTAAAGCACCCGATTTTCTTGCAGCCAAATTAATCTACACACTTTTAAGCTATATTGATGTAAACAAGCAATGA
- a CDS encoding arginine decarboxylase, pyruvoyl-dependent produces the protein MTPKKIFFTKGVGVHKDKLSSFEVALRNAGIEKCNLVYVSSIFPPECKIISKTAGLKLLSAGEITYCVMSRNETCEPNRLISAAIGVARPTDYSQYGYLSEHHAFGEKAIVSGEYAEDLAATMLATTLDIPFDPNQAWDERKQSYTASGHIFKTKNICQSAEGNKDGLWTTVLATAVFIID, from the coding sequence ATGACTCCAAAAAAGATTTTTTTTACGAAAGGGGTGGGCGTTCATAAAGATAAATTGTCATCCTTCGAGGTTGCCTTAAGAAATGCAGGCATTGAGAAATGTAATCTTGTGTATGTATCAAGTATATTTCCACCAGAGTGTAAGATTATTTCAAAGACTGCCGGTTTGAAGCTTCTCAGCGCCGGCGAGATTACTTATTGTGTAATGTCACGAAATGAGACTTGTGAACCGAACCGTCTTATTTCTGCAGCAATCGGTGTTGCAAGACCAACGGATTACTCCCAATACGGTTATCTCTCCGAGCACCATGCTTTCGGTGAAAAAGCCATTGTCTCCGGGGAATACGCAGAAGATCTTGCGGCTACAATGCTTGCAACAACGCTTGATATTCCTTTTGACCCTAACCAGGCATGGGATGAGCGGAAGCAGTCTTATACAGCAAGCGGCCACATATTCAAAACTAAAAATATCTGCCAGTCGGCTGAAGGCAATAAAGACGGTCTCTGGACTACAGTATTGGCTACGGCAGTTTTTATTATAGATTGA